AATATGTCTTCAGGGTTTCTAACAAGATATCTTTCATATCTAAATAACAAACCTGTAACACCGTACTTTTTATCAGATTGCAAAACTAATATACAATAAAAATTGATACAATCATCAAAAGTTGTTAAAAATTAAAAGAAATCAGAAAAAGGTTTGTCTAAAAATTTGATAATCAAAAGTTATATCTGTTTAGTGTTGATAAGGTAGATAAAAGTATCGTAATAGTTTTGATGATTGTAGTGAGCATGAATCCAGACTTTGTAGTACAAAATTACTGAACCTGGCCACTTTTGATTGGCTTTGAATATACATTTACGTATTAAAGTAGATAAGGCTTTATCATGAATGGTTCTGCCCCCTTGACACAAGTATTGCAAAATTTGAATAAAGTATCCATCTGCTTTGGCAGATTTTTGAAGTAAAAACTCTTTGTGTTCTTTTTGAATAGATTCTAGTTTTTTAAGGCATTCTTCAAGTTCATTTTTTTCATATAAGATTACGGCATATAAAAGTTTAGTACCAAAAACATATTCTTCTGCCATTTGCTCAAAACCTTTGTGTTGAAAGAGCTTTTGGCAAAGTTCTGTGGCTTTAGCATATTCTTCAATTGAAAAATAAGCAATAATTAAATTGATGATTGTAATAAGTTCAAAGTGCGTGTTGTAGAATTTATTTTTCATTTTAGATGCTTTTTGGTAAAACTCTACAAATTGAGGTAAATATTCTCTCAAAGTTCCTTTTGCTGTATGTACAACGTAGAGATTTTTATGATATAAAAATTCGTATGAGTTAAGAAAAGCTTTGTCGTACTTTTGAAGTTCTTGCCATAGTTCCTGGTTTTGATTTAGAGCACTTTCAAGTTCGTTATTGTATATTAAGATGTTAATATAGAGGTCTAGTAGAATAATTTTTTTATCATGATTAGCCTCATTGAACACCTCGTCGCGTTGCATAGCGTTATACTGTTCGATAAAGTACTCCTTTGCATGGGCGTAGCGACCTTGTTGTAACAAAAGGTGCAGAATATTGCTTGTAATAAAAATACGCGCCCTACCTGACTGGGCTATGCTTCCCTTAACATTCAGTTTATTAAGCAAACGTTCTACACTATGTTTGAACTCATAATAGTTGCTTGAGAAATTAATTTTTCTCAATTCTAAAATAGCTTGGGATACATAATCATCGATTTCTCGTAGCTCTTTTTCTCTTTCAAAAGCAATTTCTCTTTGTTTTCGTAATTCTGTGGTGTCTTGATATAACACATTTTGCTTAATGGTGATAATTTGTGTAAGTGCATGAGCTAAAAGTTCGTTATCTTCTATGGTTTGTGCATTTTTGAGGGCTTTTTCTGAAAAATACAAAGCTTCTTCTGCCATATTTCTACGGCTTAAAATTTCTGAAAAAGCTAAATTAACGTATGTGCTTGTATGTAAACTGTGGTCATAATGGATAAAAACTAACATTTTCGTAACTATATCTACTAACCGATTTCGCAATCTGTAATAAGCGTTTGGATTGTCCGCTAGTCCCATTGCTTTCATAATCTCATCAGAGGAGAGTTTATTGTCGCGGATGTAGTTAAAGAGTTGTAAGTATTGTGTACCTTCTTCACCTTGCAGTTTTCTGCCCATGGTTCTGAAAGTTTTTACCTCTCCTTTGTCAAGATTACGGATAATATTTTCCAGCAAATCCATAATTTTTTAGTTAAGTATTAAAGTAGGCAAGCAAAGTTAAGTATTTATCCATAATGATTAACAAAAGAAAACGTAGAAATCAATCAAATTTTTAGAAACAAAAACAATCTTACATCAATTGGACATAAAAATATATGTAATTTTGCATTTTATGCAAGTCATTTTAGAGATACTACGCTATACAGTTCCCTCTTTGGTTACATTAGCAGGAGTTTACCTATTAGTAAGAAGCTTTTTGAATCAACAGTTAGAAAGAGAAAGATTAAGAATAAAATTAGAGGCGCAGTCCCAAACTTTACCTCTTAAAATGGCTGCATACGAACGGGCAACTATTTTCTTACAAAGAATATCGCCTGAAAGCAGCATACCCAGACATAGTAGTATGGGCACTATACCTGCTATTATTCTGCATAAAAACTTGGTAGAAGAAATACGTACAGAATTTGAGCACATTTGTTCACAACAAATTTACATGAGCATAGAAGCTTGGGCAAATGTGATTATGGCGAAGGAGCAAACTTTAACTCTGCACCATCGCGTACTAAGCCGCATGGATGAAAATAGCACGAATATAGACTTTGCTAAAGCTGTTTTTGAATTAGCTTCCGAAGAAAACATCTATCCTAGCAGAGTAGCTCAGGAGTTTATCAACAGAGAAGTAAGCAAAATTTTGTAACGTATGATGTGCTGTATTATTGCAATACTGTTTGCCTATCTAATAGGCTCTATTCCCACAGCGCTGTGGATAAGTGAAGTATTTTACGGTATAGATATACGCACAAAAGGCTCAGGAAATTCGGGAAGCACAAATGCTTTTCGGGTACTGGGAGTTAAGGCAGGAATCGCTGTTCAAGTTGTAGATATTTTGAAAGGAGTAGCTGCGATAAGTTTAGCAAACGAGGTACATAAAAGTGCTATTCCTACTTTTTTGATAGACCCTGTGTATCCACTTTTACCTTTACAAATGATATTAGGCATAAGTGCAGTAATTGGACATGTATTTCCTATTTGGGCGCAATTCAGAGGTGGAAAAGGGATTAACACTTTATTAGGAGTTATGTTAGCCATCAATTGGCAAATTGCGATATTATGTTTGTTAGTATTTTGTGTTGTGTTGTTTATTTCAAAATTTGTTTCTTTGAGTTCTATTTGTGCAGTGTTTGCTTATCCGATTACGGTGTTAATGTTCAATATTTTTGGGGAGTATCACTATCGGCTTTGGTTTATATTATCAGGTTTTGGGATATTTTTATTTGTGGTTTATACTCATAGAAGCAATATTCGCAGACTATTGTCGCATTCTGAAAGTAGAGTGAGGTTTAAATTGCGGTCAAGATGAAGTGAAATTTTCTGCGTGAGGCATGCGGAGGGTGGGCGTTAGCCCAGTGCGGAGCGAAGCGCAGCACCGAAGCGTTAGCGTCGCCCGACGCACGCCGACCCTTGCCCACACCAGCGCAGCGAAGTGTGGGCAAGGGCACGCCCAAAAAAATAAAACTTAATAAAACATCCTTTACCTTAAACAAAAATAGACCTACACATAAGTTGCATTTTTAATAGACCAAAAAAAACCACGTACATTCAAAATGCGTTTTTTGTAGTTTTGCAGCATTATGGCAAAAAAACTCACTCCTAGAAGTCAAGATTTTTCCCAATGGTATAACCAACTCATCCAAGAAGCTGAACTAGCAGAGCATAGCCCTGTAAAAGGATGCATGGTCATAAAACCTTATGGATACGCTATATGGGAACAGATGCAAAATACATTGGACAAAATGTT
This sequence is a window from Bacteroidia bacterium. Protein-coding genes within it:
- the plsY gene encoding glycerol-3-phosphate 1-O-acyltransferase PlsY, which encodes MCCIIAILFAYLIGSIPTALWISEVFYGIDIRTKGSGNSGSTNAFRVLGVKAGIAVQVVDILKGVAAISLANEVHKSAIPTFLIDPVYPLLPLQMILGISAVIGHVFPIWAQFRGGKGINTLLGVMLAINWQIAILCLLVFCVVLFISKFVSLSSICAVFAYPITVLMFNIFGEYHYRLWFILSGFGIFLFVVYTHRSNIRRLLSHSESRVRFKLRSR